In the genome of Dioscorea cayenensis subsp. rotundata cultivar TDr96_F1 chromosome 1, TDr96_F1_v2_PseudoChromosome.rev07_lg8_w22 25.fasta, whole genome shotgun sequence, one region contains:
- the LOC120261309 gene encoding NADH dehydrogenase [ubiquinone] 1 alpha subcomplex subunit 9, mitochondrial, producing MQAWRRSGRLLDQSPAIAALKPQWPIFSSGVGCEFEQCRYGSTLSVKGAGNLVRKGTGGRSSVSGIVATVFGATGFLGRYVVQQLAKMGSQVLVPFRGSEDSHRHLKLMGDLGQIVPMKYNPRDENSIKAVMAKANVVVNLIGREYETRNFSFEEVNHHIAEHLAVIAKEHGGIARFIQVSCLGASTSSSSRMLRAKAAAEEAVLREFPEATIMKPATMIGTEDRILNTWAHFVKKWSFLPLVGDGSTKIQPVHVVDVAAAIMASLKDDGTSMGRTYELGGPEIFTVHQLAELMYDTIREWPRYVNVPVPIAKAFATPREFLLKKVPFPLPNPNIFNLDQIESLTVDTVVSEKALTFNDLGIIPHKLKGYPVEYLISYRKGGPAFGSTVSEKLRSSEL from the exons ATGCAGGCGTGGAGGCGCTCCGGGCGGCTTCTCGATCAATCTCCGGCCATTGCTGCTCTGAAACCCCAATGGCCGATCTTCTCCTCTG GCGTCGGGTGTGAGTTTGAGCAGTGTCGCTATGGTTCTACACTCTCGGTTAAGGGAGCTGGGAATCTTGTGCGCAAGGGCACTGGAGGGAGGTCTTCTGTGag TGGAATTGTTGCAACTGTGTTTGGAGCTACGGGATTTCTTGGACGCTATGTTGTGCAGCAGCTAG CCAAAATGGGATCGCAAGTCTTAGTTCCTTTCCGAGGCTCTGAGGACTCACACCGACATCTCAAACTGATGGGTGATTTGGGCCAG ATAGTACCTATGAAGTATAACCCAAGAGAcgagaactcaattaaagctgTAATGGCGAAGGCAAATGTTGTTGTAAACCTCATTG GGAGGGAGTACGAAACAAGAAACTTTAGCTTTGAAGAAGTGAACCATCATATTGCAGAGCATCTTGCAGTG ATTGCTAAAGAACATGGTGGCATTGCAAGATTTATACAAGTATCTTGCTTAGGTGCATCTACGTCATCTTCTTCAAGAATGCTGAGAGCAAAAGCTGCAGCAGAGGAAGCTGTATTAAGAGAGTTTCCTGAG GCCACAATAATGAAGCCTGCAACTATGATTGGTACTGAAGATCGTATTTTAAACACATGGGCTCACTTTGTCAAGAAATGGAGCTTTCTTCCACTTGTTGGGGATGGATCTACAAA GATTCAACCTGTTCATGTTGTAGATGTGGCAGCTGCTATTATGGCTTCCTTGAAGGATGATGGTACAAGCATGGGGAGAACTTATGAACTTGGGGGGCCAGAAATTTTTACAGTACATCAACTG GCGGAGTTGATGTATGATACGATACGCGAGTGGCCACGATATGTGAATGTTCCTGTTCCAATTGCAAAG GCATTTGCAACTCCTCGGGAATTCTTACTAAAAAAAGTTCCTTTCCCTTTACCAAATCCAAACATCTTCAATCTTGATCAGATCGAATCACTAACTGTGGACACGGTGGTTTCTGAAAAGG CTTTAACCTTTAATGACCTGGGCATCATTCCGCATAAACTAAAAGGCTACCCTGTGGAATATCTCATCTCATACCGCAAGGGTGGGCCAGCATTCGGCTCCACTGTCAGCGAAAAGTTGAGAAGTTCAGAACTCTAG